The proteins below are encoded in one region of Tolumonas auensis DSM 9187:
- the tal gene encoding transaldolase, which produces MSSLLQQLRIVTTVVADTGELPAIKAFKPEDATTNPSLILKAVTLPEYASLLDSIVTSARALSSDVATQTEEAADRLIVAIGCEVLKHVPGRISTEVDARLSFDTAATIEKARKLIGLYEYQGIPRSRVLIKIASTWEGIRAAEQLGKEGINCNLTLLFSFAQARACAEAGAYLISPFVGRILDWYKAKTGQSYTAENDPGVKSVKAIYQYYKQHGYPTVVMGASFRSAEEVLALAGCDRLTISPNLLQDLEAQSGELVRQLADDGLRLPRPTPLSEAEFRWQHNEDAMATEKLAEGIRNFAIDQVKLEQLLATRLA; this is translated from the coding sequence GTGAGCAGTTTATTACAACAGTTGCGAATCGTGACCACCGTAGTGGCCGACACCGGCGAGTTACCCGCCATCAAAGCGTTTAAACCGGAAGATGCCACCACCAATCCATCGTTAATCCTCAAAGCCGTGACCTTGCCTGAGTATGCGTCGTTGCTGGACAGCATTGTGACCTCTGCGCGTGCCCTTTCTTCCGATGTGGCGACGCAGACTGAAGAAGCTGCCGACCGTCTGATTGTGGCGATTGGCTGTGAGGTGCTGAAACATGTGCCCGGCCGTATCTCCACTGAAGTCGATGCCCGCCTGTCTTTTGATACCGCCGCTACCATCGAGAAGGCCCGCAAGCTGATTGGTTTGTATGAGTATCAGGGCATTCCACGCTCACGTGTGCTGATTAAGATTGCTTCCACTTGGGAAGGTATTCGTGCCGCCGAACAGCTGGGAAAAGAAGGAATTAACTGCAACCTGACGCTGCTGTTTTCGTTCGCGCAGGCCCGTGCCTGTGCCGAAGCCGGTGCTTATCTGATTTCGCCGTTTGTCGGTCGAATTCTGGATTGGTACAAGGCCAAAACCGGTCAAAGCTACACCGCCGAAAATGACCCGGGCGTGAAGTCGGTGAAAGCGATTTATCAGTATTACAAACAGCACGGCTACCCGACTGTGGTGATGGGCGCGAGCTTCCGCAGTGCGGAAGAGGTGCTGGCTCTGGCGGGTTGTGATCGTCTGACCATCAGCCCGAATCTGTTGCAGGATCTGGAGGCGCAGTCCGGTGAGCTGGTGCGTCAGCTGGCTGATGACGGTCTGCGTCTGCCACGCCCAACGCCGCTGAGTGAAGCCGAGTTCCGCTGGCAGCACAATGAAGATGCGATGGCCACCGAGAAGCTGGCCGAAGGCATTCGCAACTTTGCTATCGATCAGGTGAAGTTAGAACAGCTGTTGGCAACACGTCTGGCTTGA
- a CDS encoding branched-chain amino acid transaminase, translating to MSQTTKYIWFNGEMVEWDRAQVHVMTHALHYGSSVFEGIRAYDTPNGTAVFRLKEHIQRLFDSAKIYWMEMPFDKAAIEQACCDIVTKNGMKSAYLRPLAFIGNVGLGVLPKSDKVEVMIGALPWGAYLGDDALANGVDVMVSSWSRLAPNTIPTGAKAGGNYLSSQLIAREARRNGYVEGIALDTNGYISEGSGENLFIIKNGVLYTSPATSGILPGITRDTIMTLARELGYTIREESLQREALYLADEIFMCGTAAEITPVSSVDRMQIGEGRRGPITEAIQKSFFGLFNGETEDKWGWLTPVSK from the coding sequence ATGTCACAGACTACAAAATACATTTGGTTCAATGGCGAAATGGTTGAGTGGGATCGCGCGCAGGTACACGTGATGACGCACGCGCTGCACTACGGTTCTTCGGTGTTTGAAGGTATCCGTGCTTATGACACACCAAACGGCACTGCAGTTTTCCGTCTGAAAGAACACATTCAGCGTCTGTTTGATTCCGCCAAAATTTACTGGATGGAGATGCCATTCGACAAAGCCGCGATTGAACAAGCCTGCTGTGACATCGTGACTAAAAACGGCATGAAGAGCGCATACCTGCGTCCGCTGGCATTCATCGGTAACGTCGGTCTGGGTGTGCTGCCAAAGAGCGACAAGGTAGAAGTGATGATCGGTGCGCTGCCATGGGGCGCTTATCTGGGTGACGACGCACTGGCGAACGGTGTGGACGTAATGGTGTCTTCATGGAGCCGTCTTGCTCCGAACACTATCCCGACTGGTGCCAAAGCCGGTGGTAACTACCTGTCATCTCAGCTGATCGCCCGTGAAGCCCGCCGTAACGGTTATGTGGAAGGCATCGCGCTGGATACCAACGGCTATATCTCCGAAGGTTCAGGCGAAAACCTGTTCATCATCAAAAACGGCGTGCTGTACACCTCCCCGGCCACCTCCGGCATCCTGCCTGGTATCACCCGTGACACCATCATGACACTGGCACGTGAACTGGGTTACACCATCCGTGAAGAGTCGCTGCAACGTGAAGCGCTGTATCTGGCCGATGAAATCTTCATGTGTGGTACTGCCGCTGAAATCACCCCGGTCAGTTCTGTGGATCGTATGCAGATCGGTGAAGGTCGCCGTGGCCCGATCACTGAAGCGATCCAGAAATCATTCTTTGGTCTGTTCAATGGTGAGACCGAAGACAAATGGGGCTGGTTGACTCCGGTCAGCAAATAA
- the ilvM gene encoding acetolactate synthase 2 small subunit: MKQYQLNLITGSRPEVLERVLRVVRHRGFALRQLNMETVPDSSSLRIAVTVESERPIQLLQSQLNKLIDVFHVEALDQSEQSALKISA; encoded by the coding sequence ATGAAGCAATATCAGCTGAATCTGATCACCGGTTCCCGCCCTGAAGTGCTGGAGCGCGTGCTGCGCGTGGTGCGTCACCGTGGTTTTGCTCTGCGTCAGTTAAACATGGAAACCGTACCCGATAGCAGTTCCCTGCGTATTGCCGTGACCGTGGAAAGCGAACGCCCGATCCAGCTGTTGCAGAGCCAACTGAACAAACTGATCGACGTGTTTCACGTGGAAGCACTGGATCAATCCGAACAATCTGCCTTAAAGATCAGCGCATAA
- the tkt gene encoding transketolase, whose amino-acid sequence MSLDPKTLANAVRMLSVDAVQQANSGHPGAPMGMADIAEVLWRHHLKHNPTDPTWINRDRFVLSNGHGSMLLYSLLHLTGYDLPLAELKQFRQLHSKTPGHPEYGYAPGIETTTGPLGQGIANAVGMALAEKTLAAQFNKPGHDIVDHYTYAFMGDGCLMEGISHEVCSLAGTLELGKLIAFWDDNGISIDGHVDGWFTDDTPARFRAYGWQVIDAVDGHDPQAIDRAIKEAKKDQQRPTLICCKTIIGYGSPNKSGSHDCHGAPLGNDEITKVREFLHWPHAPFEIPQDIYQAWDAKAQGEQVQKKWKQQFAAYQEVFPQEAAELLRRSAGTLTADWTDKANAYIADLQANPANIASRQASQKALNEYAKILPELLGGSADLAPSNLTRHTSALDVSAATPQGNYMHYGVREFGMSAIMNGVTLHGGFIPYGGTFLMFMEYARNAVRMAALMKQRSIFVYTHDSIGLGEDGPTHQPVEQLASLRLTPNMETWRPCDQVESAVSWRAAIERQNGPSALIFSRQNLTQQPRTTQQVQDIERGGYTLLDCDGTPELIIMATGSEVGLAVNAAKTLQAEGKKVRVVSLPCTERFDKQSAEYKELVLPKAVRARLAIEASIADYWQRYTGLDGEVIGMTGFGESAPAEQLFKLFGFSDENVLEKARKLLV is encoded by the coding sequence ATGAGTTTAGACCCCAAAACCCTTGCCAACGCCGTGCGTATGCTCAGCGTTGATGCCGTACAGCAGGCCAATTCCGGCCACCCCGGTGCGCCGATGGGCATGGCCGATATCGCTGAAGTATTGTGGCGTCATCATTTAAAACATAACCCGACTGACCCAACCTGGATCAACCGCGACCGCTTTGTGCTCTCTAACGGTCATGGCTCGATGCTGCTGTATTCGCTGTTGCATCTCACCGGTTATGACCTGCCACTGGCCGAGTTAAAACAATTCCGTCAGCTGCACAGTAAGACGCCGGGCCATCCGGAATACGGTTATGCGCCGGGTATCGAAACCACCACCGGCCCGCTCGGTCAGGGCATTGCCAATGCGGTGGGTATGGCTTTAGCGGAGAAAACACTGGCGGCACAGTTTAATAAACCCGGCCATGACATCGTTGACCACTACACCTATGCCTTTATGGGCGACGGCTGTCTGATGGAAGGGATTTCGCATGAAGTGTGTTCACTGGCGGGAACCTTGGAGCTGGGTAAGCTGATTGCGTTCTGGGATGACAACGGTATCTCGATTGATGGGCATGTGGATGGCTGGTTTACAGATGACACCCCCGCCCGCTTTCGCGCTTACGGCTGGCAGGTTATCGACGCAGTGGACGGTCATGACCCGCAGGCGATTGACCGGGCGATTAAAGAAGCGAAGAAAGACCAGCAACGGCCGACGCTGATTTGCTGTAAAACCATCATTGGTTACGGTTCACCAAATAAATCCGGCAGTCATGATTGTCACGGTGCCCCGCTGGGGAACGACGAAATCACCAAGGTGCGTGAGTTTCTGCACTGGCCGCATGCGCCGTTTGAAATTCCACAAGATATCTATCAGGCGTGGGATGCAAAAGCACAAGGCGAACAGGTTCAGAAAAAATGGAAACAGCAGTTCGCTGCCTATCAGGAAGTGTTCCCGCAGGAAGCGGCTGAACTCCTGCGTCGTAGTGCTGGCACATTAACGGCCGATTGGACAGACAAAGCCAATGCCTATATCGCTGACCTGCAAGCTAATCCGGCCAATATCGCGTCCCGTCAGGCCAGCCAGAAAGCCCTGAATGAATACGCGAAAATTTTACCTGAACTGCTCGGCGGTTCCGCGGATTTGGCGCCGTCCAATCTGACCCGCCACACCTCCGCCCTGGATGTCTCTGCAGCAACACCGCAGGGTAACTATATGCACTATGGCGTGCGTGAGTTTGGCATGTCCGCCATCATGAACGGCGTCACCCTGCACGGTGGGTTTATTCCTTACGGCGGTACCTTCCTGATGTTTATGGAATACGCGCGTAATGCGGTGCGCATGGCGGCGCTGATGAAGCAACGCTCCATTTTTGTGTATACCCATGACTCCATCGGCTTAGGTGAAGACGGCCCGACCCACCAGCCAGTGGAACAGCTCGCCTCGCTGCGACTGACCCCGAACATGGAAACCTGGCGCCCATGTGACCAAGTGGAATCTGCGGTGAGCTGGAGAGCGGCGATTGAACGTCAGAATGGCCCGAGTGCGCTGATATTCTCAAGACAAAACCTGACGCAACAGCCAAGAACCACCCAGCAAGTTCAGGATATCGAACGCGGTGGCTACACCCTGCTGGATTGTGACGGCACGCCAGAGCTCATCATCATGGCGACCGGTTCGGAAGTGGGCTTGGCGGTTAATGCCGCGAAAACATTGCAGGCCGAAGGCAAAAAAGTCCGCGTAGTTTCGCTACCGTGCACCGAGCGCTTTGACAAGCAATCGGCGGAATACAAAGAGCTGGTGTTACCGAAAGCCGTTCGTGCGCGACTGGCGATTGAAGCCAGCATTGCCGACTACTGGCAACGCTACACTGGCCTCGACGGCGAAGTGATTGGCATGACCGGGTTTGGCGAATCGGCACCGGCGGAACAGCTGTTCAAGCTGTTCGGCTTCAGTGATGAGAATGTGCTGGAAAAGGCGAGAAAACTATTGGTGTAG
- a CDS encoding ATP-dependent zinc protease family protein — MRNKMKWALIAMILSSVVNAAERDFVPSAPAPSRVFGWVEKAVILPGYLVMNAKMDTGALTSSLDAKKLESFTRNGKDWVRFDVEAQDDNDKVTRQSFEREIVREVTLRGAGGKDDRPVVMMKICIGDQVYEEQFTLRDRGDMKYPLLIGRRTIQHLGLIDVTRQFTVEPKCPEA; from the coding sequence ATGCGTAATAAAATGAAATGGGCGTTGATAGCGATGATCCTGAGCAGTGTAGTAAATGCCGCTGAGCGCGATTTTGTTCCCTCAGCACCGGCCCCGTCCCGGGTCTTTGGCTGGGTAGAAAAGGCCGTGATATTACCGGGCTATCTGGTGATGAATGCCAAGATGGATACCGGTGCTCTGACTTCCTCTCTGGATGCCAAAAAGCTGGAATCCTTTACGCGCAATGGCAAGGATTGGGTGCGTTTTGATGTCGAAGCACAGGATGACAATGACAAAGTAACCCGTCAGTCATTTGAACGGGAGATTGTGCGCGAAGTGACGCTGCGCGGTGCCGGTGGTAAAGATGATCGCCCGGTGGTGATGATGAAAATCTGTATCGGTGATCAGGTTTACGAAGAGCAGTTCACATTACGTGACCGCGGGGATATGAAATATCCGCTGCTGATCGGTCGCCGTACCATTCAGCATCTGGGGCTGATCGACGTCACCCGCCAGTTCACGGTGGAGCCGAAGTGTCCGGAGGCTTAA
- the ilvG gene encoding acetolactate synthase 2 catalytic subunit, producing the protein MNGAQYLVKALHQQGVTQVFGYPGGAIMPVYDALYDGGIPHLLCRHEQGAAMAAIGYARSTGKVGVCIATSGPGATNLITGLADALLDSVPVVALTGQVASPLIGTDAFQEVDVLGLSLACTKHSFMVQSVDELGQIVAEAFRIARSGRPGPVLVDIPKDIQLAAADLDTLIELAAEQFADDELQAINDARALLAAAKKPVLYVGGGVVAADAVAELRQFATTTQMPSVTTLKGIGTLDPNCPHFLGMLGMHGTKAANLVVQEADLLVVAGARFDDRVTGKLAAFAPHAKIIHLDVDAAEVGKLRSAHVGLHGDMCSLLPQLAMTMNIASWREHCAAMKNDFPWRYDHPGEHIYAPLLLKQLSDTLPENSVVCCDVGQHQMWVAQHMQFNSPRNHISSSGLGTMGFGLPAAVGAKMARPDDEVVLVSGDGSFMMNVQELGTLRRAKLPVKMVLLDNQRLGMVRQWQELFFDARFSETILSDNPDFVRLASAFDIAGETITRKEEVPAAIARMLQSEGAYLLHVSISAEENVWPLVPPGAANQDMMESKP; encoded by the coding sequence ATGAACGGGGCCCAGTACTTAGTCAAAGCATTACACCAGCAGGGTGTTACCCAGGTTTTTGGTTATCCGGGTGGCGCAATCATGCCGGTGTACGACGCACTGTACGATGGGGGCATTCCCCACCTGTTATGTCGTCACGAACAAGGCGCGGCGATGGCCGCTATCGGTTATGCACGCTCAACCGGCAAGGTTGGCGTCTGCATCGCCACTTCCGGCCCGGGGGCCACCAACCTGATCACCGGTCTGGCGGATGCACTGCTGGACTCCGTGCCGGTGGTGGCACTGACCGGTCAGGTCGCCTCCCCATTGATCGGCACCGACGCCTTCCAGGAAGTGGATGTGCTGGGCCTGTCACTGGCCTGCACCAAGCATTCCTTCATGGTGCAATCCGTGGATGAACTGGGTCAGATCGTCGCCGAGGCCTTCCGCATTGCCCGTTCTGGTCGTCCCGGCCCGGTACTGGTTGATATCCCGAAAGACATCCAGCTGGCAGCAGCCGATCTGGATACCCTGATTGAACTGGCAGCAGAACAGTTTGCAGATGATGAACTGCAGGCCATCAACGATGCGCGCGCTCTGCTGGCCGCGGCGAAAAAGCCGGTGCTGTATGTCGGTGGTGGCGTGGTCGCGGCCGATGCCGTGGCTGAACTGCGTCAATTCGCGACAACCACGCAGATGCCTTCTGTCACAACGCTGAAAGGGATCGGCACCCTCGATCCGAACTGCCCGCACTTCCTCGGTATGCTCGGTATGCACGGCACCAAAGCGGCAAATCTGGTGGTACAGGAAGCGGATCTGCTGGTGGTGGCCGGTGCGCGTTTCGATGATCGGGTGACCGGCAAGCTGGCCGCGTTTGCGCCGCACGCCAAAATTATTCATCTGGACGTGGATGCCGCCGAAGTCGGTAAACTGCGCAGCGCACACGTGGGTCTGCACGGCGATATGTGTAGCCTGCTGCCACAACTGGCAATGACAATGAACATCGCCAGCTGGCGTGAACACTGCGCGGCGATGAAAAATGATTTCCCGTGGCGCTATGATCATCCGGGTGAACACATCTACGCCCCGCTGCTGCTGAAACAACTGAGCGATACGCTGCCGGAAAACAGCGTAGTGTGCTGTGACGTCGGTCAGCATCAGATGTGGGTGGCGCAGCACATGCAGTTCAACAGCCCGCGTAACCACATTTCCAGCTCCGGTTTAGGTACCATGGGTTTTGGCTTGCCGGCGGCGGTTGGTGCTAAAATGGCGCGTCCGGATGACGAAGTGGTCTTGGTCAGCGGTGACGGTTCCTTTATGATGAACGTACAGGAACTGGGCACACTGCGCCGTGCCAAACTGCCGGTAAAAATGGTATTACTGGATAACCAGCGTCTGGGCATGGTGCGTCAGTGGCAGGAGCTGTTTTTCGACGCCCGTTTCAGTGAAACCATCCTGTCCGACAACCCTGATTTTGTGCGTCTGGCTTCCGCCTTTGATATCGCCGGCGAAACCATCACCCGCAAAGAAGAAGTGCCTGCCGCCATTGCGCGCATGCTGCAAAGTGAAGGCGCCTACCTGCTGCACGTTTCCATTTCAGCAGAAGAAAATGTCTGGCCTCTGGTTCCGCCAGGTGCCGCCAATCAGGATATGATGGAGAGCAAACCATGA